A DNA window from Pseudomonas resinovorans NBRC 106553 contains the following coding sequences:
- a CDS encoding DUF3301 domain-containing protein produces MLSLADVFLLMLFAAGAAWLWRGHGVRERALALAKQHCARLDVELLDGNVAFRRLAVVRDAKGNRRLARVYGFEFTVTGEQRLTGSIQMFGNHLGRIDLEAHPFHADAQHEGKVVVLNEWRRNHPRPDEQRRVD; encoded by the coding sequence ATGCTGAGCCTGGCCGACGTTTTCCTGCTGATGTTGTTCGCCGCCGGCGCGGCCTGGCTATGGCGCGGTCATGGCGTGCGCGAGCGCGCCCTGGCCTTGGCCAAGCAACACTGCGCGCGACTCGATGTGGAGCTGCTGGACGGCAACGTCGCCTTCCGCCGCCTGGCCGTGGTGCGCGACGCCAAGGGCAATCGCCGGCTGGCGCGGGTCTACGGCTTCGAGTTCACCGTCACCGGCGAGCAGCGCCTGACCGGCAGCATCCAGATGTTCGGCAACCACCTGGGCCGCATCGACCTCGAGGCCCACCCCTTCCATGCCGACGCCCAGCATGAGGGCAAGGTGGTGGTGCTGAACGAGTGGCGGCGCAACCACCCCCGGCCCGACGAACAACGTCGGGTGGACTGA
- a CDS encoding copper chaperone PCu(A)C, whose protein sequence is MRKTLLALGALLSFSGTLAAHDYNLGTLHIEHPWALAVPAVSPNGAAYLVIHNKGSAGDKLLGADTARAGKTEIHEHLHKDGMMKMQQVPGGLEIPAGGEVRLEQGGYHLMMFGLKQPLNDGDKFPMTLHFQQAGDLEVEVHVQKQAPSGSAEHQH, encoded by the coding sequence ATGCGCAAGACATTGCTGGCCCTGGGGGCCCTGCTGAGCTTTTCCGGCACCCTGGCCGCCCATGATTACAATCTGGGGACCCTGCATATCGAACACCCCTGGGCGCTGGCCGTGCCCGCGGTATCCCCTAACGGCGCCGCCTACCTGGTTATCCACAACAAGGGTAGCGCTGGCGACAAATTGCTCGGGGCCGATACCGCCCGCGCCGGCAAGACCGAGATCCATGAGCACCTGCACAAGGACGGCATGATGAAGATGCAACAGGTGCCGGGCGGCCTGGAGATCCCCGCCGGCGGCGAGGTGCGTCTGGAACAGGGCGGCTACCACCTGATGATGTTCGGCCTGAAGCAGCCGCTGAACGATGGCGACAAGTTCCCCATGACCCTGCACTTCCAGCAGGCGGGCGACCTCGAGGTGGAAGTCCACGTGCAGAAGCAGGCGCCGTCGGGCTCCGCCGAGCACCAGCACTGA
- a CDS encoding PepSY domain-containing protein, with amino-acid sequence MSKNTVSFYNLAWRWHFYAGLFVIPFMIMLAVTGGIYLFKPQLDNLLYSDLMQVRPVGQALTADQQLEKLKLAYPQAGVSQYLPPVDAEHSAQFVASLDGRKTNLFVDPYSGKVLGTQDAQNNLQAIARSLHGTLLIGTFGDRLIELAAGWAIVLVVSGLYLWWPRGQGLRGVFWPRLASRGRLFWRDLHAVTGFWGSLLLLFMLLTGMTWTGFWGEKFADVWNRFPAAMWNEVPKSDQQARSLNTAADQTVAWAVENTPLPVSDPHAAHKGHDMAGMSAQGGQVALQQVVDIARERGVVPGYSITLPADATGVFSIAVFADDPRNDATLHLDQYSGKVLADIRWQDYGLVAKSVEMGVVLHEGKFFGLLNQLLMLGVCLLILLSAVSGLVMWWKRRPQGSFGVPPLRHDLPLWKTAVVIMIGLGLAFPLVGLSLLAVWALDWLVLSRLGGSKVVAG; translated from the coding sequence ATGTCGAAGAACACTGTCTCCTTTTACAACCTGGCGTGGCGCTGGCATTTCTATGCCGGGCTGTTCGTCATCCCCTTCATGATCATGCTGGCGGTCACCGGCGGCATCTACCTGTTCAAGCCGCAGCTGGACAACCTGCTCTACAGCGACCTGATGCAGGTGCGCCCGGTGGGCCAGGCGCTCACCGCCGACCAGCAACTGGAGAAGCTGAAGCTGGCTTATCCACAGGCCGGCGTCAGCCAGTACCTGCCGCCGGTGGACGCCGAGCACAGCGCGCAGTTCGTCGCCAGCCTCGACGGGCGCAAGACCAATCTCTTCGTCGACCCATACAGCGGCAAGGTGCTGGGCACCCAGGACGCACAGAACAACCTGCAGGCCATTGCCCGCTCGCTGCACGGCACCCTGTTGATCGGCACCTTCGGCGACCGCCTGATCGAACTGGCCGCCGGCTGGGCCATCGTCCTGGTGGTGTCCGGCCTCTACCTCTGGTGGCCCCGTGGCCAGGGGCTGCGCGGTGTGTTCTGGCCGCGTCTGGCCAGCCGTGGTCGCCTGTTCTGGCGTGACCTGCATGCGGTGACCGGTTTCTGGGGATCCTTGCTGCTGCTGTTCATGCTGCTCACCGGGATGACCTGGACCGGCTTCTGGGGCGAGAAATTCGCCGATGTCTGGAATCGCTTCCCGGCCGCCATGTGGAACGAGGTGCCCAAGTCCGACCAGCAGGCCCGCAGCCTGAACACCGCGGCCGACCAGACCGTGGCCTGGGCGGTGGAAAACACTCCGCTGCCGGTTTCCGATCCCCATGCTGCGCACAAGGGCCATGACATGGCTGGCATGAGCGCCCAGGGCGGCCAGGTAGCGCTGCAACAGGTTGTGGATATCGCCCGTGAACGTGGTGTGGTGCCGGGTTACAGCATCACCCTGCCGGCCGATGCCACCGGGGTTTTCAGCATCGCGGTGTTCGCCGATGACCCGCGCAACGACGCCACCCTGCACCTCGACCAGTACAGCGGCAAGGTACTGGCCGACATCCGCTGGCAGGACTACGGCCTGGTGGCGAAAAGCGTGGAGATGGGCGTGGTGCTGCACGAAGGCAAGTTCTTCGGCCTGCTCAACCAGTTGCTGATGCTCGGCGTCTGCCTGCTGATCCTGCTCAGTGCGGTGAGCGGCCTGGTGATGTGGTGGAAGCGTCGCCCACAGGGCAGTTTCGGCGTGCCGCCGCTGCGCCACGACCTGCCGTTGTGGAAAACCGCCGTGGTGATCATGATCGGCCTTGGTCTGGCCTTCCCGCTGGTGGGGCTGTCCCTGTTGGCGGTGTGGGCGCTGGACTGGCTGGTGCTGTCGCGTCTTGGCGGCAGCAAGGTGGTGGCCGGTTAG
- a CDS encoding alpha/beta fold hydrolase, which translates to MQLFPWSHSSSAGFTLRGWHTPASGKPLLHFLHGNGFCGRTYTPLLERLAADFDLWLCDIQGHGDSDHGGRFLGWNRNAELAVEAFEAGRGQFGEVPRLALGHSFGGVLSSLILARHPHLFSRAVLLDPVIFTPAMIGVMAFSEVLGLHRRTTMASRARARRNHWSDHQAAWKALHGRGIFKGWTEDALQAYVDHAIKAVDNGVELKCRPSREAEIFSSFPKRLWPSLGRIVTPTLILHGQHSYPFVAKSVARLCAANGHVSAQVVEGGHCFMQEYPQASAERVAEFLNRAP; encoded by the coding sequence ATGCAATTGTTCCCCTGGTCCCACTCTTCTTCCGCCGGATTCACCCTGCGCGGCTGGCACACGCCGGCCTCCGGCAAACCGCTGTTGCACTTCCTCCACGGCAACGGCTTCTGTGGCCGGACCTATACCCCGCTGCTGGAGCGGCTGGCCGCGGACTTCGACCTCTGGCTCTGCGATATCCAGGGTCACGGCGACAGCGATCATGGTGGGCGCTTCCTCGGCTGGAACCGCAACGCGGAGCTTGCGGTGGAAGCTTTCGAGGCCGGGCGCGGGCAATTCGGCGAGGTGCCCAGGCTGGCGCTGGGACACAGTTTCGGCGGTGTCTTGAGCAGCCTGATCCTGGCCCGCCATCCGCACCTGTTCAGCCGCGCCGTGCTGCTCGACCCGGTGATCTTCACCCCGGCCATGATCGGCGTGATGGCCTTCTCCGAGGTCCTTGGCCTGCACCGCCGCACCACCATGGCCAGCCGCGCGCGGGCTCGGCGCAACCACTGGAGCGATCACCAGGCTGCGTGGAAGGCCCTGCATGGGCGCGGCATCTTCAAGGGCTGGACCGAAGACGCCCTGCAAGCCTATGTGGATCACGCCATCAAGGCTGTGGATAACGGCGTCGAGTTGAAGTGCCGGCCGAGCCGGGAGGCGGAAATCTTCAGTTCCTTTCCCAAGCGTCTGTGGCCGTCCCTGGGGCGTATCGTCACGCCAACCCTGATCCTCCATGGCCAGCACAGCTATCCCTTCGTCGCCAAGTCGGTGGCGCGCCTGTGCGCGGCCAACGGTCATGTCAGTGCGCAGGTGGTGGAGGGCGGTCACTGCTTCATGCAGGAATATCCACAGGCCAGCGCCGAGCGCGTAGCCGAGTTCCTCAACCGCGCTCCATGA
- a CDS encoding GGDEF domain-containing protein codes for METLYFSPMLLGLNLMLASAIACTGLWYFSRPYPGPGFWMAGAWTLILGILLFMGFMASGSPLLNVLGNATQLAGEAILLLGVFRFLGLPPPYWTVPASAGAMALVNSWYWYSPINTELMVAIYAVIGGVLPLQACHALLVERREPALRSARLFVGITLLGYALVTLLRAAVGVHDWLQQVEHADVTRSVSYLLPYNFGIPLWVIALVGLALMTMRRILLDSQRHAQEAHASAHRFERLMGVANAGMLVVEDGRILDANPMLEQLFARRRDQLLGQPLAKLLDDDEAPLLHQLLQRADGRPHDLQARRGDGDGFPAEVAVAALDDSQQRLVEIRDVSHRKALELQLLHLATTDPLTGALNRRAFEERAEQELQRARRQNSPLCLALLDLDHFKAINDRHGHQVGDEVLRRFSQLCQQQARRTDLFARHGGEEFIFLLPDTNAESARHLLERLRIALQGLEIDAPGGPVRVSVSIGLASVGAHDDLHHLQGVADAALYRAKQLGRNRVELAL; via the coding sequence ATGGAAACCCTCTACTTCTCCCCCATGCTGCTCGGGCTCAACCTGATGCTCGCCAGCGCAATCGCCTGCACCGGCCTCTGGTACTTCTCGCGACCTTATCCCGGTCCTGGATTCTGGATGGCCGGGGCCTGGACCCTGATCCTCGGCATCCTGTTGTTCATGGGATTCATGGCCAGCGGCAGCCCGCTCCTCAATGTGCTGGGCAACGCCACCCAACTGGCCGGCGAAGCCATCCTGCTGCTCGGCGTGTTCCGCTTCCTCGGCCTGCCGCCTCCGTACTGGACAGTGCCGGCCAGCGCTGGCGCCATGGCCCTGGTGAACAGTTGGTACTGGTACAGCCCGATCAACACCGAACTGATGGTCGCGATCTACGCGGTCATCGGTGGCGTCCTGCCGCTGCAGGCCTGCCACGCCCTGCTGGTCGAGCGCCGTGAGCCGGCGCTGCGTAGCGCGCGGCTATTCGTTGGCATCACCCTGCTGGGCTACGCACTGGTGACGCTGCTGCGCGCGGCAGTCGGCGTGCATGACTGGTTGCAGCAGGTGGAGCACGCGGACGTCACCCGTTCGGTGAGCTACCTGCTGCCGTACAACTTCGGCATCCCGCTCTGGGTCATCGCCCTGGTGGGCCTGGCGCTGATGACCATGCGCCGCATTCTCCTGGACAGCCAGCGCCACGCCCAGGAAGCCCACGCCAGTGCGCACCGCTTCGAACGTCTGATGGGCGTGGCGAACGCCGGCATGCTCGTGGTGGAAGACGGCCGCATCCTCGACGCCAACCCGATGCTCGAACAGCTCTTCGCCCGGCGCCGGGACCAACTCCTCGGCCAGCCCCTGGCGAAGCTGCTGGACGACGACGAAGCGCCGTTGCTGCACCAACTGCTGCAACGGGCTGACGGCCGCCCCCACGATCTCCAGGCGCGGCGCGGGGATGGCGACGGTTTCCCGGCGGAAGTGGCGGTCGCCGCCCTGGACGATTCACAGCAGCGGCTGGTGGAGATCCGCGACGTCAGCCATCGCAAGGCTCTGGAGCTGCAACTGCTGCACCTGGCAACCACTGATCCGCTGACCGGGGCGCTCAACCGCCGCGCCTTCGAAGAGCGCGCCGAACAGGAGCTGCAAAGGGCGCGACGGCAGAATTCGCCACTCTGCCTGGCCCTGCTGGACCTGGACCATTTCAAGGCAATCAACGACCGCCACGGCCACCAGGTGGGCGACGAGGTACTGCGCCGGTTCAGCCAGCTCTGCCAGCAGCAGGCACGGCGCACCGATCTGTTCGCCCGCCATGGCGGCGAGGAGTTCATCTTCCTGCTGCCGGACACCAACGCCGAATCCGCCCGCCACCTGCTGGAGCGCCTGCGCATCGCGCTGCAGGGCCTGGAGATCGATGCGCCGGGCGGCCCCGTCCGGGTCAGCGTGAGCATCGGCCTGGCCAGCGTCGGCGCCCACGACGATCTGCACCATCTGCAGGGCGTGGCCGACGCCGCGCTTTATCGGGCCAAGCAACTGGGACGAAACCGCGTCGAACTGGCCCTCTGA
- a CDS encoding glutamine synthetase family protein — translation MQFANPQEARDFLERHPEVRSIELMLIDANGIPRGKLLHRDELLPIFENGRPLPSSILSLTIQGEDVEASGLVWEVADADCWTYPVPGSLALQPWRATPTGQVQVSMHPTQGLPATPGDPRHVLARAIDRLKADGYHPVMAVELEFYLLDKQRDATGRPQPALQMNGVRPQAPQVYGVYELEQLQPFLDDLYAACEAQGLPVRTAISEYAPGQLELTLEHRFDALQAVDEGIRYKRLVKGVANKHGYVACFMAKPFGDLAGSGLHMHVSLADEQGNNLMASEDPQGTPLLRHAIGGMMATLDDALAIFCPNANSYRRFQANSYAPLAKSWGVNNRTVSFRVPGGPAPSRHVEHRICGADANPYLAAAAILAGIHKGIREQIDPGEAIVGNGYEQARETLATDWLTALRNLERSDWARDALGEDFLKIFLAIKWEEFRQFVSEVGEQDWRWYLTHA, via the coding sequence ATGCAATTCGCCAATCCCCAGGAAGCCCGCGACTTCCTCGAACGCCACCCCGAGGTGCGCAGCATCGAGCTGATGCTGATCGACGCCAACGGCATCCCCCGCGGCAAGCTGCTGCACCGCGACGAGCTGCTGCCGATCTTCGAGAACGGCCGTCCGCTGCCCAGCTCCATCCTCTCCCTGACCATCCAGGGCGAGGATGTAGAAGCCAGCGGCCTGGTCTGGGAAGTCGCCGACGCCGACTGCTGGACCTACCCGGTGCCCGGATCCCTGGCCCTGCAGCCCTGGCGCGCCACGCCCACCGGCCAGGTGCAGGTGAGCATGCACCCCACCCAGGGCCTGCCGGCCACTCCCGGCGACCCGCGCCACGTGCTGGCCCGCGCCATCGATCGGCTCAAGGCCGACGGCTACCACCCCGTGATGGCGGTGGAGCTGGAGTTCTACCTGCTGGACAAGCAGCGTGATGCCACTGGCCGGCCGCAGCCGGCGCTGCAGATGAACGGGGTTCGCCCCCAGGCGCCGCAGGTCTATGGCGTCTACGAACTGGAACAGCTGCAGCCCTTCCTCGACGACCTCTACGCCGCCTGCGAAGCCCAGGGCCTGCCGGTGCGCACGGCGATCTCGGAATACGCGCCCGGCCAGCTGGAACTGACCCTGGAACACCGCTTCGACGCACTCCAGGCGGTGGACGAAGGCATCCGCTACAAGCGCCTGGTCAAGGGCGTGGCCAACAAGCACGGGTACGTCGCCTGCTTCATGGCCAAGCCCTTCGGCGACCTGGCCGGCAGCGGCCTGCACATGCACGTGAGCCTGGCCGACGAGCAGGGCAACAACCTCATGGCCAGCGAAGATCCCCAGGGCACGCCCCTGCTGCGCCACGCCATCGGCGGCATGATGGCCACCCTGGACGACGCCCTGGCGATCTTCTGCCCCAACGCCAACTCCTACCGCCGCTTCCAGGCCAACAGCTACGCGCCGCTGGCCAAGAGCTGGGGCGTGAACAACCGCACCGTGTCCTTCCGCGTGCCGGGCGGGCCGGCGCCGAGTCGCCACGTCGAGCACCGCATCTGCGGCGCCGATGCCAACCCCTATCTCGCCGCCGCGGCGATCCTCGCGGGCATCCACAAGGGCATCCGCGAACAGATCGACCCGGGCGAGGCCATCGTCGGCAACGGCTATGAACAGGCTCGCGAAACCCTGGCCACTGACTGGCTGACCGCCCTGCGCAACCTGGAGCGTTCGGATTGGGCCAGGGACGCCCTGGGCGAGGACTTCCTGAAGATCTTCCTCGCCATCAAGTGGGAGGAGTTCCGCCAGTTCGTCAGCGAAGTGGGCGAGCAGGACTGGCGCTGGTACCTGACCCACGCCTGA
- a CDS encoding ABC transporter substrate-binding protein produces MRAAILTLLFLAFGVCQADPLRVGLESQDYLPYYRALPGKPAEGYAIALLQRFAISQGLALELEPLPINRLHRQMQTTDRLMLVFPDNPDWSRQLKGDARLHYSRPVIRIVDGSIVLREHLGRGIDAVRRLGTVRGFTPEAWQERLREGQVQLVEAPDVGGLVRMLLRLRIDAIYANPEVLHHYLEASTKLDGDRLQLDPALPQARTAFHASSLKHPELLEAFDRFLVEQSEELAQLRRQHGLACGPSDLEEERPACQQPSALP; encoded by the coding sequence ATGAGAGCTGCGATCCTCACGCTGCTATTCCTCGCCTTCGGCGTCTGCCAGGCCGACCCATTGCGCGTCGGCCTGGAAAGCCAGGACTACCTGCCCTACTACCGCGCCCTCCCCGGCAAGCCCGCCGAGGGCTATGCCATCGCGCTGCTGCAGCGCTTCGCCATCAGCCAGGGCCTGGCGCTGGAACTCGAGCCCCTGCCGATCAACCGCCTGCACCGCCAGATGCAGACCACCGACCGGCTCATGCTGGTGTTCCCCGACAACCCCGACTGGTCGCGCCAGCTCAAGGGCGACGCACGCCTGCACTACAGCCGCCCGGTGATCCGCATCGTCGACGGCAGCATCGTGCTGCGCGAACACCTGGGACGGGGCATAGACGCCGTACGCCGGCTGGGCACGGTGCGCGGCTTCACGCCCGAGGCCTGGCAGGAGCGCCTGCGCGAGGGCCAGGTCCAGCTGGTGGAAGCCCCCGACGTCGGCGGCCTGGTGCGGATGCTGCTGCGCCTGCGCATCGACGCGATCTACGCCAACCCGGAAGTACTGCACCACTACCTGGAAGCCAGCACCAAACTGGACGGCGACCGCCTGCAACTGGACCCCGCACTGCCCCAGGCCAGGACCGCCTTCCACGCCAGCAGTCTGAAACACCCGGAGCTCCTCGAAGCCTTCGACCGCTTCCTGGTCGAACAGAGCGAGGAACTGGCGCAGCTGCGGCGCCAGCACGGCCTGGCCTGCGGCCCCAGCGACCTGGAAGAAGAGCGCCCGGCGTGCCAGCAGCCCAGCGCGCTGCCTTGA
- a CDS encoding acyl-CoA thioesterase: protein MEPGTAQLSMTVLMTPDMANFSGNVHGGTLLKYLDEVAYACASRYAGRYVVTLSVDQVIFREPIHVGELVTFLASVNYTGNTSMEVGIKVVTENIQERSVRHTNSCFFTMVSVDDQRRPAPVPPLQPHTVDEKRRFAQAQQRRQIRQELEKRYQEVREGH from the coding sequence ATGGAACCCGGAACCGCACAACTGTCGATGACCGTCCTCATGACCCCGGACATGGCCAACTTCTCCGGCAACGTCCACGGCGGCACCCTGCTCAAGTACCTCGATGAAGTGGCCTACGCCTGCGCCAGCCGCTACGCCGGCCGCTACGTGGTCACCCTGTCGGTGGACCAGGTGATCTTCCGCGAGCCGATACACGTCGGCGAGCTGGTCACCTTCCTGGCCTCGGTGAACTACACCGGCAACACCTCCATGGAGGTGGGCATCAAGGTGGTGACCGAGAATATCCAGGAGCGCTCGGTGCGCCATACCAACAGCTGCTTCTTCACCATGGTCTCGGTGGACGACCAGCGTCGCCCCGCGCCGGTGCCACCGCTGCAGCCCCACACGGTCGACGAGAAGCGCCGCTTCGCCCAGGCCCAGCAACGCCGGCAGATTCGCCAGGAACTGGAAAAGCGCTACCAGGAAGTACGCGAAGGCCACTGA
- a CDS encoding DUF2946 domain-containing protein, translating into MTYGRVRQRGAWLGLLAMLLVLVGPLVSQAREMGQAGVPGWMDELACATEHSAPGHDSTMPGHEMSWAKCGYCTLLFNSPALSPDTLHGLDLADLTTAPPTPATQSGHGSRAVFPGALTRAPPALLS; encoded by the coding sequence GTGACCTACGGCAGAGTTCGACAACGTGGTGCCTGGCTTGGCCTTCTGGCCATGCTGCTGGTGCTCGTCGGTCCGCTGGTGTCCCAGGCGCGGGAGATGGGGCAGGCCGGCGTGCCGGGATGGATGGACGAACTGGCGTGTGCCACCGAGCACAGCGCGCCGGGTCACGATTCGACAATGCCCGGGCACGAGATGTCCTGGGCCAAGTGCGGTTACTGCACGCTGCTCTTCAACTCCCCGGCCCTGAGCCCAGATACCCTCCATGGGCTAGACCTGGCCGACCTGACCACTGCGCCGCCAACGCCCGCGACCCAGTCCGGCCACGGCAGTCGCGCGGTCTTCCCCGGCGCCCTGACCCGCGCTCCTCCCGCCCTGCTTTCCTGA
- a CDS encoding ATP-binding protein, with protein sequence MISRSLRIALLILLLLAGLFLAMHLAGRQAERQALRDEAEQAREQLSLYAGSLRTLIDRFRALPAVLALDPEIRSILQGPVDNHLQHQLNLKLETMNRAAGSTTLELLDRDGLAVAASNWRSPTSYVGHNYGFRPYFSEARSHGSGRFYGVGVVSGIPGYFLASAVRGANDEFIGTLVVKLEFPELEQEWGQRPDIILVSDARGVVFIANHPGWRYRELKPISADDRREMAATRQYDKQPLAPLIHSTLQDFGEGSRLARVDGPGGRADFLWESLPLPSEGWTLHLLRTPQEAASSARTASLAAAGAWLALYFLGLFLHQRWRVARIRQRSREELEQLVEQRTAALRTAQDGLIQAAKLAALGQMSTALAHEINQPLTALQMHLASLRLMLANGQLEQAHKALGRHDELLQRMAALTGHLKTYARKTPGGLRECLELGGVVEKALQLLAPNLRDAQVAISQELSVPAWISGDAIRLEQVLVNLLRNALDAVADVPNPTLWISLRRENAHWLLEVADNGGGIGESALPQVFDPFFTTKPAGAGLGIGLAVSYAIVHELGGTLSAANQGAGAVFTLRLPVDKAREEQP encoded by the coding sequence TTGATCTCCCGATCCTTGCGTATCGCCCTGCTGATCCTGCTGCTGCTCGCGGGCCTGTTCCTGGCGATGCACCTGGCCGGCCGCCAGGCCGAGCGCCAGGCCCTGCGGGATGAGGCCGAGCAGGCGCGGGAGCAGTTGTCGCTCTACGCCGGCAGCCTGCGCACCCTGATCGATCGCTTCCGCGCCCTCCCCGCCGTGCTGGCCCTGGACCCCGAGATACGCTCGATTCTCCAGGGACCTGTGGACAACCACTTGCAACACCAGCTCAACCTCAAGCTGGAAACCATGAACCGCGCCGCCGGCTCCACCACCCTGGAGCTGCTGGACCGCGACGGCCTCGCCGTGGCCGCCAGCAACTGGCGCTCGCCCACCAGCTACGTCGGTCACAACTACGGCTTCCGCCCGTACTTCAGTGAAGCCCGCAGCCATGGCAGCGGGCGCTTCTACGGCGTCGGCGTGGTCAGCGGGATCCCCGGTTACTTCCTCGCCAGCGCGGTGCGCGGCGCCAACGACGAGTTCATCGGCACCCTGGTGGTGAAGCTGGAATTCCCCGAGCTGGAGCAGGAATGGGGCCAGCGCCCGGACATCATCCTGGTCAGCGACGCCCGTGGCGTGGTGTTCATCGCCAACCATCCGGGCTGGCGCTACCGCGAGCTGAAGCCCATCTCTGCCGATGACCGCCGCGAGATGGCCGCCACCCGGCAATACGACAAGCAACCCCTGGCGCCACTTATCCACAGCACCCTGCAGGACTTTGGCGAAGGCAGCCGACTGGCCCGTGTCGACGGCCCGGGCGGCCGCGCCGACTTCCTCTGGGAAAGCCTGCCGCTACCCAGCGAAGGCTGGACGCTGCATCTGCTGCGTACCCCGCAGGAGGCAGCCAGCAGCGCCCGCACCGCCAGCCTGGCCGCCGCCGGTGCCTGGCTGGCGCTGTACTTCCTCGGCCTGTTCCTGCACCAGCGCTGGCGCGTGGCGCGCATCCGCCAGCGCAGCCGGGAAGAACTGGAGCAACTGGTGGAACAGCGCACCGCCGCCCTGCGCACCGCCCAGGACGGATTGATCCAGGCGGCCAAGCTCGCGGCCCTGGGGCAGATGTCCACAGCCCTGGCCCATGAGATCAACCAGCCCCTCACCGCGCTGCAGATGCATCTGGCCAGCCTGCGCCTGATGCTCGCCAACGGCCAGCTGGAGCAGGCGCACAAGGCCCTGGGGCGTCACGACGAGCTGCTGCAGCGCATGGCCGCCCTCACCGGCCACCTCAAGACCTACGCCCGCAAGACCCCCGGTGGCCTGCGCGAATGCCTGGAGCTGGGCGGCGTGGTGGAGAAAGCCCTGCAACTGCTGGCACCCAACCTGCGCGACGCGCAGGTGGCGATCAGCCAGGAGTTGAGCGTGCCGGCCTGGATCTCGGGCGACGCCATCCGCCTGGAGCAGGTGCTGGTCAACCTGCTGCGCAACGCCCTGGATGCGGTGGCCGACGTGCCCAACCCGACGCTGTGGATAAGCCTGCGGCGGGAAAACGCCCACTGGCTGCTGGAAGTGGCCGACAATGGCGGTGGCATCGGCGAATCGGCCCTGCCGCAGGTGTTCGACCCCTTCTTCACCACCAAGCCGGCGGGTGCCGGCCTGGGCATCGGACTGGCGGTGTCCTACGCCATCGTCCATGAACTGGGCGGCACCCTGAGCGCCGCCAACCAAGGCGCGGGTGCGGTGTTCACCCTGCGCCTGCCTGTGGATAAAGCCAGAGAGGAACAGCCATGA